In a single window of the Burkholderiales bacterium genome:
- the arsS gene encoding arsenosugar biosynthesis radical SAM protein ArsS (Some members of this family are selenoproteins.) — translation MHATLPLLEASDFPPIRRRKTETLQVNLGYRCNQSCLHCHVNAGPTRTEEMSRETLDDVIAYLRAARVGTLDITGGAPELNPHFRDLVRAARDLGVRVIDRCNLTILEEPGREDLAAFLAGHNVEVAASLPCYAAENVDRQRGNGVFAASIRALRRLNGLGYAQPESSLVLNLVFNPQGATLPPDQVALEADYRVRLREAWGVEFNQLYTLANMPIARFGSTLVSKGQFGGYMNLLRSSYRAGNLDGVMCRSLISVDWQGYVYDCDFNQMLGLPLQHDGKSRLRLTDLVDVDLSNNAIVVKDHCYGCTAGQGSSCGGALKS, via the coding sequence ATGCACGCCACTCTCCCTTTGCTGGAAGCCAGCGACTTTCCGCCGATCCGCCGTCGAAAAACCGAAACCCTGCAAGTCAATCTCGGTTACCGCTGCAATCAGTCTTGCCTGCATTGCCACGTCAATGCCGGCCCCACGCGCACCGAGGAGATGAGCCGCGAAACGCTGGACGATGTCATCGCTTATCTGCGCGCGGCGCGGGTGGGCACGCTCGATATCACCGGCGGCGCGCCCGAATTGAATCCGCATTTTCGCGATCTCGTGCGCGCCGCGCGCGATCTCGGCGTTCGCGTTATCGATCGCTGCAATCTGACCATACTCGAAGAGCCGGGCCGCGAAGATCTCGCCGCGTTCCTCGCCGGGCACAATGTCGAAGTTGCGGCTTCGCTGCCGTGTTATGCGGCGGAAAACGTCGACCGGCAACGCGGCAACGGCGTGTTCGCCGCGAGCATACGCGCATTGCGGCGCTTGAATGGGCTTGGCTATGCGCAGCCGGAGTCCAGCCTCGTGCTGAATCTCGTTTTCAATCCGCAGGGGGCTACGCTGCCGCCCGATCAAGTCGCGCTCGAAGCCGATTACCGCGTGCGCCTGCGCGAGGCGTGGGGCGTCGAATTCAACCAGCTCTATACGCTCGCCAACATGCCGATCGCGCGTTTCGGCAGCACGCTTGTATCGAAAGGGCAGTTCGGCGGCTACATGAATTTGCTGCGCTCTTCGTACCGCGCCGGGAATCTGGATGGCGTCATGTGCCGTTCGCTGATCAGCGTCGATTGGCAGGGGTACGTTTACGACTGCGATTTCAATCAGATGCTCGGCCTGCCTTTGCAGCACGATGGCAAATCCCGCCTGCGTTTGACTGATCTTGTCGATGTCGATCTAAGCAACAATGCGATCGTCGTCAAGGATCACTGCTACGGCTGCACGGCAGGTCAGGGCAGCAGCTGCGGCGGCGCGCTGAAATCGTGA
- a CDS encoding TIGR04282 family arsenosugar biosynthesis glycosyltransferase — MPASSIVDRIDGGDTDCRILVFAKAAVPGRVKTRLIPALGAETAAALHESLLDHTLATALAAAPNAVQLWCAPSHLHPFFQRYSQRCALRSQIPGSLGDRMAHAFAAALRCTDRAIAIGCDCPALTALHLREAAALLKTGHDAVMTPAEDGGYVLLGLTRFSSVVFERIAWSTETVLAQTRNRLQSLGWRWHETTPLWDIDRPCDYARMLRENVLSGWKQREIAHRLEPIQIDPRELTRTEEPGD; from the coding sequence ATGCCGGCCAGCAGCATCGTTGACCGCATCGACGGCGGGGACACCGATTGCCGCATTCTGGTATTTGCCAAGGCTGCGGTTCCCGGGCGAGTCAAGACGCGCCTGATTCCGGCTCTGGGGGCGGAAACAGCGGCGGCCTTGCACGAAAGCCTGCTCGACCATACCCTGGCCACCGCCCTGGCAGCAGCGCCGAACGCAGTTCAACTGTGGTGTGCACCGTCGCATTTGCATCCTTTTTTCCAGCGATACAGCCAGCGCTGCGCTTTGCGCAGCCAGATCCCCGGCAGTCTCGGCGATCGAATGGCGCACGCCTTCGCGGCGGCTTTGCGCTGCACCGATCGGGCAATCGCGATCGGCTGCGATTGCCCGGCGCTGACGGCGCTCCATCTGCGCGAAGCCGCGGCGCTGCTGAAAACAGGGCACGACGCGGTGATGACACCCGCCGAGGATGGCGGCTACGTACTCCTCGGGCTTACCCGCTTTTCGTCTGTCGTGTTCGAGCGCATCGCCTGGAGCACTGAAACCGTGCTGGCGCAGACCCGAAACCGCCTGCAGTCGCTAGGCTGGCGCTGGCACGAAACGACGCCGCTGTGGGATATCGACCGACCTTGCGACTATGCGCGCATGCTCCGCGAGAACGTTCTGTCCGGGTGGAAACAGCGCGAAATCGCACATCGGCTTGAGCCGATCCAGATAGATCCGCGTGAACTGACCCGGACAGAAGAACCCGGCGATTGA
- a CDS encoding sigma 54-interacting transcriptional regulator: MNAKPRILIVDDDPDLLKLLSIRLNSAGYEVSAADSGERALAHLTQIRPQLLITDLRMGGMDGMALFDAVHKTNPVLPVIVLTAHGSIPDAVAATRRGVFGYLTKPFDGKALLQQVAQALSLSGGSNESADSGERLDWRREIITRSPVVEDILAKARLVAESDASVFIFGESGTGKELLAKAIHNASPRRSREFVAINCGAIPEPLLESELFGHVKGSFTGASRDYKGLFQAAGGGTLFLDEIGDMPLPLQVKLLRVLQEREVRPVGSTQTVAVDVRVISATHRDLDEQIAGGRFREDLSYRLNVISFALPPLAERREDIPLLASHFLMTLAARYKKEINGFAPEALEMLLTASWPGNIRQLYNVVEQTVALNTTSIVPASLMQSAISRQTEEFSSFDEARKRFERDYLAQLLKITAGNVSQASRLAKRNRTEFYKLLQRHQLEPASFKAAKV, translated from the coding sequence ATGAACGCAAAGCCCAGAATATTGATCGTCGACGACGACCCCGATTTACTGAAGCTGCTGTCGATCCGGCTGAACTCGGCCGGCTACGAAGTCAGTGCAGCCGACAGCGGCGAGAGAGCACTGGCCCATTTGACGCAGATCCGCCCGCAGCTTTTGATCACCGATTTGCGCATGGGCGGCATGGACGGCATGGCGCTGTTCGACGCTGTCCACAAGACCAATCCCGTGCTGCCGGTCATCGTGCTGACTGCGCACGGCTCGATTCCGGATGCGGTCGCCGCGACCCGGCGCGGCGTGTTCGGCTATCTGACCAAGCCGTTCGACGGCAAGGCCTTGCTGCAGCAAGTCGCGCAGGCGTTGAGCTTGAGCGGCGGCTCGAACGAGTCGGCGGACAGCGGCGAAAGGCTGGACTGGCGCCGCGAGATCATTACGCGCAGCCCGGTCGTCGAGGATATTCTGGCCAAAGCCAGGCTGGTCGCCGAAAGCGACGCCAGCGTTTTCATTTTCGGCGAAAGCGGCACCGGCAAGGAATTGCTGGCGAAAGCCATACACAATGCAAGCCCGCGCCGTTCGCGCGAATTCGTCGCGATCAACTGCGGCGCCATCCCCGAGCCGCTGCTCGAATCGGAACTGTTCGGTCACGTCAAAGGCTCGTTCACGGGAGCGTCGCGCGATTACAAAGGCCTGTTTCAGGCAGCGGGCGGCGGCACGCTGTTTCTCGACGAAATCGGTGATATGCCGTTGCCGCTGCAAGTCAAACTGCTGCGCGTGCTGCAGGAACGCGAAGTGCGGCCGGTCGGTTCGACGCAGACTGTGGCTGTCGATGTCCGCGTCATTTCCGCAACGCATCGCGACCTCGACGAGCAAATAGCCGGCGGCCGGTTTCGCGAGGATCTGTCGTATCGGTTGAACGTGATCTCATTCGCGCTGCCGCCGCTGGCCGAACGCCGCGAGGACATTCCGCTCCTCGCCTCGCATTTTCTGATGACGCTCGCCGCGCGCTATAAAAAGGAAATCAATGGCTTTGCGCCGGAGGCCCTCGAGATGCTGTTGACTGCATCGTGGCCGGGCAACATCCGCCAACTCTACAACGTCGTGGAGCAAACGGTCGCCTTGAATACCACGTCCATCGTTCCCGCGAGCTTGATGCAAAGCGCGATCAGCAGGCAAACCGAGGAGTTTTCTTCGTTCGACGAGGCGCGCAAACGCTTCGAGCGCGATTATCTCGCCCAGCTTCTGAAGATTACCGCCGGCAATGTCAGCCAGGCATCACGGTTGGCGAAACGCAATCGCACCGAATTTTACAAGCTGCTGCAAAGGCACCAACTCGAACCGGCCAGCTTCAAAGCAGCAAAAGTTTAG
- a CDS encoding TIGR04283 family arsenosugar biosynthesis glycosyltransferase, whose translation MLSIIIPTLNEAGEIAATLRSLQILRARGHEVIVVDGGSADATLGVARPWSDHIVRTGNGRARQMNAGAAIARHSMLLFLHADTRLPESADRLILKHCSDAADQCWGRFDIRLSGSARTLRVVAFMMNWRSRLSGIATGDQAIFVSRSLFDAAGGFPEIALMEDLALSKRLKRLARPRCLRERVESSSRRWEKNGAMRTILLMWRLRLAYRCGASPHLLAKIYAGQQHR comes from the coding sequence ATGCTGTCGATCATCATTCCGACGCTGAACGAGGCCGGGGAGATCGCCGCAACTCTGCGTTCGCTGCAAATCCTGCGCGCGCGCGGCCACGAAGTGATCGTTGTCGATGGCGGCAGCGCGGATGCGACATTGGGTGTAGCCCGTCCATGGTCTGATCATATCGTTCGTACCGGCAACGGGCGCGCGCGGCAGATGAATGCCGGCGCCGCGATCGCGCGCCATTCGATGCTGTTGTTCCTGCACGCCGATACGCGTTTGCCGGAGAGCGCCGATCGCTTGATTCTGAAGCATTGCAGCGATGCCGCGGACCAGTGCTGGGGGCGCTTCGACATTCGTCTATCCGGCTCCGCCAGAACATTGCGCGTGGTCGCGTTCATGATGAACTGGCGCTCGCGCCTGTCCGGTATTGCAACCGGCGATCAGGCGATATTCGTCAGCCGCTCGTTGTTCGACGCGGCCGGTGGCTTCCCTGAAATCGCTTTGATGGAAGATCTGGCGCTCAGCAAACGATTGAAACGTCTTGCCCGGCCGCGTTGCCTGCGTGAGCGGGTCGAGAGTTCGAGTCGGCGCTGGGAAAAAAACGGCGCCATGCGCACGATTTTGCTGATGTGGCGTTTGCGCCTCGCTTACCGTTGCGGCGCCAGCCCGCATCTCCTCGCGAAGATTTATGCCGGCCAGCAGCATCGTTGA
- a CDS encoding histidine kinase gives MRFYYPKSFLKLIFIGFSLVVLPLFAALINNAITVDRLADKSQEAVYQAVQATHNSRTLIELIVTMERNARQFVILGDQTLFDAYLTVREKFRNTAAEFASLPFDLAQMSELDQIRQRERKIYATLTENRSEPEQLKRAVEAFVPLSNLAQALEARSRDLIDREVDAMQKIAVKARYIIFWQLLAMIPVALFLVIGFSILISRPIVQIDSAIRRLGDGEFGQQIVVNGPQDLEYLGKRLDWMRLRLIELEEQKSKFLRNVSHELKTPLTAVREGTELLSEGLVGKLSRQQREVVEILRHNGIALQRVIEGMLNYQAVQFQKSDLHWQPVRIKPLIEQVASEQMLTVRAKGIKLDIACPEIILDGDPEKIKIVIANLLSNAVKFSPQRETIRIRARRHDSEIVLEVIDCGPGIAPDDKDKIFDAFYQGAAKQGGYVKGTGLGLSIVREYVMAHYGTIKLIDPITRGAHFRITLPANHAEPA, from the coding sequence ATGCGGTTCTACTATCCGAAATCCTTTCTAAAGCTGATTTTTATCGGCTTTTCGCTGGTCGTATTGCCGCTTTTCGCGGCATTGATCAATAACGCGATCACCGTGGACCGCCTGGCGGACAAGAGCCAGGAAGCTGTTTATCAGGCGGTCCAGGCGACGCACAACAGCCGCACCCTGATCGAACTGATCGTGACGATGGAGCGCAATGCGCGCCAGTTCGTAATTCTCGGCGATCAGACCTTATTCGACGCCTATTTGACGGTGCGCGAGAAGTTCAGGAACACCGCAGCCGAATTTGCCAGCCTGCCGTTCGACCTGGCGCAAATGAGCGAACTCGACCAGATTCGCCAGCGCGAACGCAAGATCTACGCAACGCTGACGGAAAACCGCAGTGAACCCGAGCAACTGAAGCGCGCTGTCGAGGCGTTCGTGCCGCTGTCCAATCTGGCGCAGGCGCTGGAGGCCCGCAGCCGCGATCTGATCGACCGCGAAGTCGACGCCATGCAGAAGATCGCGGTCAAGGCGCGCTACATTATCTTCTGGCAATTGCTGGCGATGATTCCCGTCGCGCTATTTCTCGTGATCGGCTTTTCCATCCTGATTTCAAGGCCTATCGTGCAGATCGACAGCGCGATCCGGCGCCTGGGCGATGGCGAATTCGGCCAGCAGATCGTCGTCAATGGTCCGCAGGATCTCGAATATCTCGGCAAACGGCTGGACTGGATGCGGCTGCGCCTGATCGAGCTCGAAGAGCAAAAAAGCAAATTCCTGCGCAATGTTTCGCACGAACTGAAAACGCCGCTGACTGCCGTGCGCGAAGGCACCGAACTCTTGTCCGAAGGCTTGGTCGGCAAACTCAGCCGGCAGCAGCGCGAGGTCGTCGAAATCCTGCGCCATAACGGCATCGCACTGCAGCGGGTCATCGAGGGCATGCTGAATTACCAGGCTGTGCAGTTTCAGAAATCCGATCTGCACTGGCAGCCGGTCAGAATCAAGCCGCTGATCGAGCAGGTCGCGTCGGAACAGATGCTGACGGTGCGCGCCAAAGGCATCAAACTCGACATCGCCTGTCCGGAAATCATTCTCGACGGCGATCCGGAGAAAATCAAGATCGTTATCGCAAATCTGCTGTCGAACGCGGTCAAGTTTTCGCCGCAGCGCGAAACCATTCGCATACGCGCGCGCCGCCACGATAGCGAGATCGTGCTGGAAGTGATCGATTGCGGCCCGGGTATCGCACCCGATGACAAGGACAAGATTTTCGACGCGTTCTACCAGGGCGCCGCGAAACAGGGAGGGTATGTGAAAGGCACCGGTCTCGGGCTCTCTATCGTCCGCGAATACGTGATGGCGCATTACGGTACGATCAAGCTCATCGATCCGATCACGCGCGGCGCGCACTTTCGCATCACCTTGCCAGCCAATCATGCGGAGCCGGCATGA